The following coding sequences lie in one Epinephelus moara isolate mb chromosome 17, YSFRI_EMoa_1.0, whole genome shotgun sequence genomic window:
- the LOC126404535 gene encoding cerebellin-3-like, whose product MMVVCLLAGLSDCQTRRAETNELTHEDLNDTWVEKDALQNLNQELETPATLKKNSTTQLTCEPPIYTVLKELGALEERLAATVRALEETNKKLEASERKLSALDSKVTELGTVDQGQNRVAFSAAHPVQGTIGPVNVGHGLVYDNVLSNIGGHYSPVTGYFTAPVRGVYYFTFTSFNWANDGASGGSLYRNGNHIVSWYASTQTKAIPGSNSAILQLHVGDKVNVRLWANYKISDNGLRYCSFSGFLIFPV is encoded by the exons ATGATggttgtgtgtttgcttgccGGTCTGTCTGATTGTCAGACCAGAAGAGCGGAGACCAATGAGCTGACACATGAAGACCTGAATGATACCTGGGTAGAGAAGGATGCTCTCCAAAATCTAAACCAAGAGCTAGAGACACCAGCCACTttgaaaaaaaactcaacaaccCAGCTGACCTGTGAACCACCCATCTACACAGTGCTGAAGGAGCTGGGAGCTCTGGAAGAAAGGCTTGCAGCTACTGTGAGAGCCCTGGAGGAGACAAACAAAAAGCTGGAGGCCAGTGAGAGGAAGCTGTCTGCACTTGACAGCAAGGTGACTGAACTCGGTACAGTGGATCaag GGCAGAATCGGGTTGCATTTTCTGCTGCACATCCAGTACAGGGCACCATCGGTCCTGTAAATGTTGGTCATGGTCTGGTGTACGATAATGTTCTGTCCAACATTGGAGGACATTACAGCCCAGTCACAG GATATTTTACGGCACCAGTGCGAGGAGTCTATTATTTCACCTTCACTTCCTTTAACTGGGCAAATGATGGAGCCTCTGGTGGCAGTTTGTACCGAAATGGAAACCACATAGTGTCATGGTATGCTTCTACTCAAACTAAGGCCATCCCTGGATCTAACAGCGCCATCTTGCAGCTACATGTTGGAGACAAAGTCAATGTTCGTCTTTGGGCAAATTATAAGATCAGTGATAATGGATTAAGGTACTGCTCATTCAGTGGATTTTTGATTTTCCCTGTGTGA